The following is a genomic window from Thermodesulfobacteriota bacterium.
CCCGGTAGCATAGTGCCATACAGATTTGAAACTCCGCCACTGCTGGAAAGAGATTCGCTCGCGTAGGCCATGTTTAAAATCTCCATCATTTCATCTTGATTTAAATCGAGAAAACTATCCTTACCGGCTAATTGTTTTGCCATTAGATGCAACGCTTCTATCCCCTTTGCGTAGCTGTTCTTCAGCATTTGATTCTTTACTATGGTTTTATCAATTTCGAACACTACACCCGCTTCCCTAGCACCAGGGCTATCGTCA
Proteins encoded in this region:
- a CDS encoding gluconate 2-dehydrogenase subunit 3 family protein; this encodes MDFRDSDSLTRRKFIHIVTSFSVLSSFFPSNYLFSLWAEEKENPLSSQKLLKDKFEFFTPYQATVVEQVTALIIPSDDSPGAREAGVVFEIDKTIVKNQMLKNSYAKGIEALHLMAKQLAGKDSFLDLNQDEMMEILNMAYASESLSSSGGVSNLYGTMLPG